In Lagenorhynchus albirostris chromosome 14, mLagAlb1.1, whole genome shotgun sequence, one DNA window encodes the following:
- the RTN4R gene encoding reticulon-4 receptor, with translation MKRASAGGSQLLAWVLWLQAWSVAAPCPGACVCYNEPKVTTSCPQQGLQAVPADIPAASQRVFLHGNRITYVPAASFHACRNLTILWLHSNALAHIDAAAFAGLALLEQLDLSDNAQLHAVDPATFRGLSRLHTLHLDRCGLQELGPGLFRGLAALQYLYLQDNGLQALPDDAFRDLGNLTHLFLHGNRISSVPERAFRGLHSLDRLLLHQNRVARVHPHAFRDLGRLMTLYLFANNLSALPAEALAPLRALQYLRLNDNPWVCDCRARPLWAWLQQFRGSSSELPCSLPPRLAGRDLKRLATADLEGCAVAARPSRPFWTGGPADEELLGLPKCCQPDAEDKASVLEAGSPASAGNALKGRVPSGDSPPGNGSGPRHINDSPFGTLPGSVEPPLTAVQPEGSQPPEPPTTGPRRRPGCSRKNRTRSQCRLGQAGGGGAGVGGAGGVEGSGALPGLACSLAPLGLVPLGLALVLWTVLGPC, from the coding sequence GGAGCCAGCTGCTGGCCTGGGTGCTATGGCTGCAGGCGTGGAGTGTGGCGGCGCCGTGCCCGGGTGCCTGTGTGTGCTACAACGAGCCCAAGGTAACCACAAGCTGCCCGCAGCAGGGTCTCCAGGCCGTGCCTGCCGACATCCCGGCTGCCAGCCAGCGCGTCTTCCTGCACGGCAACCGCATCACATACGTGCCAGCCGCCAGCTTCCATGCCTGCCGCAACCTCACCATCCTGTGGCTGCACTCGAACGCGCTGGCCCACATCGACGCCGCCGCCTTCGCTGGCCTGGCACTCCTGGAGCAGCTGGACCTCAGCGACAACGCGCAGCTGCATGCCGTGGACCCTGCCACGTTCCGGGGCCTGAGCCGCCTGCACACACTGCACCTGGACCGCTGCGGCCTGCAGGAGCTGGGTCCTGGCCTGTTCCGCGGCCTGGCTGCCCTGCAGTACCTCTACCTGCAGGACAACGGGCTACAGGCACTGCCCGACGACGCCTTCCGCGACCTGGGCAACCTCACGCACCTCTTCCTGCACGGCAACCGCATTTCCAGCGTGCCCGAGCGCGCCTTCCGCGGCCTGCACAGCCTCGACCGCCTTCTGCTGCACCAGAACCGTGTGGCCCGCGTGCACCCGCACGCCTTCCGGGACCTCGGCCGTCTCATGACACTCTACCTGTTTGCCAACAACCTCTCTGCACTGCCCGCGGAGGCCCTGGCACCACTGCGGGCCCTGCAGTACCTGCGGCTCAATGACAACCCCTGGGTGTGCGACTGCCGGGCGCGCCCGCTCTGGGCCTGGCTGCAGCAATTCCGCGGCTCCTCATCCGAGCTGCCCTGCAGCCTGCCCCCGCGCCTGGCTGGCCGCGACCTCAAGCGCTTGGCCACTGCCGACCTGGAGGGCTGCGCTGTGGCCGCCAGACCGTCCCGTCCCTTCTGGACCGGCGGGCCTGCCGATGAGGAGCTGCTGGGGCTGCCCAAGTGCTGCCAGCCGGACGCTGAGGACAAGGCCTCGGTGCTGGAGGCCGGGAGTCCGGCCTCGGCTGGCAACGCACTAAAGGGACGTGTGCCATCTGGTGACAGCCCGCCAGGCAACGGCTCTGGCCCACGACACATCAACGACTCCCCATTCGGGACCCTGCCTGGCTCGGTCGAACCCCCACTGACCGCGGTGCAGCCTGAGGGCTCCCAGCCACCGGAGCCCCCCACCACGGGCCCTCGCCGGCGGCCAGGTTGTTCCCGCAAGAACCGCACACGCAGCCAGTGCCGTCTGGGCCAGGCGGGTGGCGGGGGTGCCGGGGTTGGCGGGGCTGGTGGGGTGGAGGGCTCGGGTGCCCTGCCTGGCCTCGCCTGCAGCCTCGCCCCCCTGGGCCTCGTCCCCCTGGGCCTTGCGCTGGTGCTGTGGACAGTGCTCGGGCCCTGTTGA